Proteins encoded within one genomic window of Candidatus Berkiella cookevillensis:
- the argH gene encoding argininosuccinate lyase, with protein MKTKAWGGRFQKALDPRVEKFNASLPFDHALFKHDIQGSIAHTHMLARQKLISFDEAELICAGLEQIQSELQQGLHVMDTACEDIHMLIEHLLVQKIGVIGKKLHTGRSRNDQVTLDLKLYCRENVTIIQNLLAALLQTLKDLSIQHATHIMPGYTHLQEAQPIFLGQYFSAYQAMFQRDATRIQDWFKRMNLSPLGAGALAGSSLPLDRIWVAQTLGFDNIVENALDAVSDRDYVIELCSFASILMVHLSRLSEDLIIWSTQEFNFVALDDAFATGSSLMPQKKNPDVLELVRGKSGRIFGHLMAILTVMKALPLAYNKDMQEDKEIVFDTIKTLIACLEIMPLFLNSLQFNTKQMENRVDKSFMNATNILEKLVLKGMAFRDAHHTVGQWVQMANTQNKTLQEIMQEYE; from the coding sequence ATGAAAACTAAAGCTTGGGGAGGAAGATTTCAAAAAGCGCTCGACCCGCGCGTCGAGAAATTTAATGCTTCATTGCCTTTTGACCATGCCTTGTTTAAGCATGATATTCAAGGAAGCATTGCGCATACACACATGCTTGCACGCCAAAAGCTGATTAGCTTTGATGAAGCAGAATTAATCTGTGCAGGATTAGAACAAATACAAAGCGAACTACAACAAGGTCTGCATGTAATGGATACTGCTTGCGAAGATATCCACATGCTAATAGAACATCTATTAGTACAAAAAATTGGTGTGATTGGAAAGAAATTACATACCGGACGCAGTCGCAATGATCAAGTGACATTAGATCTAAAACTATATTGCAGAGAAAATGTAACAATTATTCAGAATTTGTTAGCAGCGTTATTACAGACACTTAAAGATTTATCAATCCAACATGCCACACATATTATGCCTGGGTACACGCATTTACAAGAAGCACAACCTATCTTTCTAGGCCAATATTTTTCAGCCTATCAAGCAATGTTTCAACGTGATGCAACAAGAATACAAGATTGGTTTAAGCGCATGAATCTATCACCCTTGGGTGCAGGCGCACTCGCAGGTAGCAGCTTACCACTTGACAGAATATGGGTTGCTCAAACGCTTGGCTTTGATAACATTGTAGAAAATGCACTGGATGCAGTAAGCGATAGAGATTATGTGATTGAATTGTGCAGTTTTGCCTCAATTCTTATGGTTCATTTATCTCGCCTATCTGAGGACTTGATCATATGGTCTACACAAGAATTTAATTTTGTTGCCCTAGATGATGCCTTTGCAACTGGATCTTCTCTCATGCCACAGAAGAAAAATCCCGATGTATTAGAATTGGTACGAGGCAAAAGCGGTCGTATCTTTGGACATTTAATGGCCATTTTAACAGTAATGAAAGCACTGCCTCTTGCCTACAATAAAGACATGCAAGAAGACAAAGAAATTGTGTTTGACACCATTAAAACCTTAATAGCGTGCCTTGAGATTATGCCTCTTTTTTTGAATAGCTTGCAGTTTAATACCAAGCAAATGGAAAACCGTGTAGACAAAAGCTTCATGAATGCAACCAATATTCTAGAAAAACTTGTATTAAAAGGTATGGCATTCCGAGATGCGCATCACACCGTAGGACAATGGGTTCAAATGGCAAATACACAAAATAAAACGCTGCAAGAAATCATGCAAGAATACGAATAA
- a CDS encoding argininosuccinate synthase, with protein sequence MNTEIRKIVLAYSGGLDTSIMIPWLKEHYQQAEIIAVICDLGQNEDLVAIKTKAIKSGASKAYLINVQHEFVTQYLWRLVKAGALYEDQYSLGTISRPLIAQKLAEISCMEQADAIAHGATGKGNDQVRFEYTLKALVPHLHIIAPWRIWNISSRQDAILYAQKHQIDIPITPKAPYSRDANLWYISHEGGILEDPAQPKPDNLLLITNTLKQTPEHSEEINIDFEQGIPVAINGASMDPVTLLNLLNQKAGMHGIGVIDMIENRLVGMKIRGVYETPGGTVLYKAHQFLESLCLDKYTLHLKQSLKQNYANIVYEGRWFSQAKEALDALIDITQQHVTGTVKLQLFKGNIIFCSMTSPYSLHHAGLATFEADTVYNQKDAEGFINLFSLSAKVYGQVHAQEVKYEN encoded by the coding sequence GTGAACACTGAAATAAGAAAAATCGTGCTTGCTTATTCTGGCGGCTTAGACACCTCTATTATGATTCCTTGGCTCAAGGAACATTATCAGCAAGCAGAAATCATTGCTGTTATTTGTGATCTGGGGCAAAATGAAGATCTCGTAGCTATTAAAACAAAAGCCATAAAAAGTGGTGCATCTAAAGCTTATCTTATCAATGTACAGCATGAATTTGTGACACAATATTTGTGGAGGCTGGTAAAAGCGGGTGCACTGTATGAAGATCAATATAGTCTTGGCACCATCTCCAGACCACTCATTGCACAAAAGCTAGCTGAAATTTCTTGTATGGAACAAGCTGACGCGATTGCTCATGGCGCAACAGGTAAAGGCAATGATCAAGTGCGCTTTGAATACACACTCAAAGCACTTGTACCACACCTTCATATCATTGCACCGTGGAGAATCTGGAATATTAGTTCAAGACAAGATGCTATTTTGTATGCCCAAAAGCATCAAATAGATATTCCTATCACACCTAAAGCCCCTTATTCCAGAGATGCCAACCTTTGGTATATTTCACATGAAGGCGGTATATTGGAAGATCCAGCGCAGCCAAAGCCAGATAACCTTCTATTAATTACCAATACACTCAAACAAACACCAGAACATAGTGAAGAAATTAATATTGATTTTGAACAAGGCATTCCTGTTGCTATTAATGGTGCATCCATGGATCCTGTCACACTTCTCAACTTGTTGAATCAAAAAGCAGGTATGCATGGCATTGGAGTGATTGATATGATTGAAAATAGATTGGTCGGAATGAAAATCAGAGGCGTATACGAAACACCTGGCGGAACAGTGCTATATAAAGCACATCAGTTTCTTGAAAGCTTATGTTTAGATAAATACACTCTACATCTCAAACAAAGCTTAAAACAAAATTATGCCAACATTGTCTATGAAGGCAGATGGTTTTCTCAAGCAAAAGAAGCGCTAGATGCTTTGATTGATATAACACAACAGCATGTTACAGGTACCGTCAAGCTACAACTCTTCAAAGGCAACATTATTTTTTGTAGTATGACATCCCCTTATAGCTTACACCACGCTGGCTTGGCTACTTTTGAAGCCGACACTGTTTACAATCAGAAAGATGCTGAAGGCTTCATTAATTTATTTTCTCTATCTGCTAAAGTATATGGTCAAGTTCATGCGCAAGAGGTCAAATATGAAAACTAA
- a CDS encoding ATP-binding cassette domain-containing protein gives MLSIHNASKHFGTHAVLKNINLQMNTNSIIGLAGPSGGGKSTLLRSIQQLEVLDSGDITCPEKTGFMFQDFQLFPHMTVLSNLSYAPTVGNKAIDPMLHQKRSLDLLEILGIKEKADYFPHQLSGGQKQRVALARCLMMQPKLLLCDEPTSGLDISSIRDVIGLLNNIHAMGVSMIIASHDLNFLTELADRILLLKDGLILADIEPKKLINPIKNLQSYY, from the coding sequence ATGTTAAGCATTCATAATGCCTCTAAGCATTTTGGCACACATGCTGTACTAAAGAATATTAATCTTCAAATGAATACCAACAGCATTATAGGTCTTGCAGGACCTTCAGGTGGAGGAAAATCCACATTGCTTCGCAGCATTCAGCAATTGGAAGTTTTGGATTCCGGCGATATAACATGCCCAGAAAAAACCGGCTTTATGTTTCAAGATTTTCAACTCTTTCCACATATGACAGTACTGAGTAATTTAAGCTATGCCCCCACAGTAGGAAATAAAGCGATCGATCCTATGCTGCATCAAAAAAGATCTCTCGACCTACTAGAAATTTTAGGTATAAAAGAAAAAGCTGATTATTTTCCTCATCAGCTTTCAGGTGGACAGAAACAACGCGTTGCTTTAGCAAGATGTTTAATGATGCAGCCTAAGCTCTTATTATGCGACGAACCTACTTCTGGTTTAGATATCTCTTCTATTCGTGATGTTATCGGATTACTCAACAATATTCATGCAATGGGAGTCAGTATGATCATCGCCTCTCATGATTTAAATTTTTTGACCGAATTAGCCGATAGAATTCTTCTTCTAAAAGATGGTTTGATCCTGGCAGATATTGAGCCAAAAAAACTCATAAATCCAATTAAAAATTTACAATCCTATTATTAA
- a CDS encoding amino acid ABC transporter permease: MIDGIQNILFIGAGIYITLKILLGSVLLGLTMGTFIAILRYKNICLSIIKHYISIIRGTPVILQLSFIYFSVPTLTGFKLSIVSAGILSFGVNSSAYIAEILRSGIESLPAGQFEASKTLQIPSFYMWKDIILPQVFRNIFPAMINQSITLLKETALISTIGGMDLMRRAQSLAAEQFTYFMPMCIAACYYYGLILLIEYVSKKFEERSYHVKHS, from the coding sequence ATGATCGACGGCATTCAAAATATATTATTTATTGGCGCAGGTATTTATATAACACTAAAAATTTTGCTGGGTAGTGTTTTGCTAGGGCTAACCATGGGTACTTTCATTGCGATACTCAGATACAAAAACATATGTTTATCAATAATAAAACATTATATTTCTATTATAAGGGGCACACCCGTTATCTTACAGTTAAGCTTCATTTATTTTTCTGTGCCCACACTTACAGGATTTAAATTAAGCATTGTATCTGCCGGTATATTAAGCTTTGGTGTTAACAGCTCTGCTTATATTGCAGAAATATTGCGCTCAGGTATAGAAAGTTTACCTGCGGGGCAATTTGAAGCCAGCAAAACCTTACAAATCCCAAGCTTTTATATGTGGAAAGATATTATTCTACCTCAAGTATTTAGAAATATTTTTCCCGCAATGATCAATCAGAGTATTACGCTTTTAAAAGAGACAGCGCTTATTTCCACTATTGGAGGCATGGATCTGATGCGCAGAGCACAATCATTAGCCGCAGAGCAATTCACTTATTTTATGCCTATGTGCATTGCTGCTTGCTACTACTATGGACTCATCTTACTCATTGAATATGTATCTAAAAAATTTGAAGAAAGGAGCTACCATGTTAAGCATTCATAA